The stretch of DNA AAGTGATAGTGAATTGAAGAGGTTGAGATCTGAGCGTGGCGCGTGTTGGTTTCTTTCTTCACTTGCGTTTTGTTTTCTCTCTCTTTATATATATGTCTGTATGAATTTCACAGAGAGAGAGAGGATTTAACAGTTCCAGAGAGAGCGGTTACTGGGTAATAATAAGTCACGAGAGGAGACCCAGTTTGTTTTTATTCTCTGCAACCGGATCTACATAACTATAATGCTTATAAGCTACTCGTATTTTGCCACGTCGACGAGTGTTGCAAATACAAGGGTTGGTGTGACTCTCGACTCGTCTTGGTCTTGCAACTATAGTTGCTTTGCATttgttatatttgttttttttttttattttttttttggcaaaatCAGTTGTATTCTTATTCTTTGCGTGAGGCGTTTGGGTTTGGTGTGCCAGGGGTTGGTTGCATAAGAAATTGTGGCAATCATGGCTGTTAGaattataaatgaatattgtacctaaatatttaaaaataaaatagatgaagGGTACTACTCCTCCATCTCATCAATTTTGTTTCTAACTTTCGAGTAATTCACATGTAAATTCTggttttagttaatttttattaatttaagtaaATTGTGATCAAATCAAAAAAGTTATCGACTTAGTAGTTTAGGAGTTTGTAAATCTATTAttcttttactttaaaatataaaattttgattaatattatttgatatctaaTTTAGTTTGTGATTCCATACaatatatattgaattaaaaatattatgtttttagtATTGTTGTGAGGGAAACTTATGAGTCAAAGTGAGTTTGTTGTTTTTATAGCtcaatttagatattttataataagtgGAGCCCATCGAAATAaagcaaaatgaaaaagatCAAGACAGAATTTAATTGGATGGATATTTCATTCTATTGTTGAGTATTTTATACAAATGAAatacaatttctattttattgtttgaaaaGTGAATAAAGtgaaatgaattataatttgtttatttatttttaatttaagcaACATAAAAATTGAAACAGAGGAgctttctttcaaaaattcataactcaatcacacacaaaaaaatataaaaaattcaaatctaaactccttttaaaaaagttgtgtGAGTTTATTGGTGCTTTTGTTGTGTTATTTTGTTGATGATAAAGACGGtggttgttttcttttttttttttaaatgaaagatTTGTTTATTGAGTTGTAAAAATAAGGATTTGAAGAAGCATAAAACAATTatgattcttttaaaaatggTGTTAACAAATGCAATAGATGACCACTCGAATGTGGTTTTGTTGTTGAGTTTGTGGGAATGGGAATTTGAATTAGTAAAAGTAGGAAAATTGGATTAACTGGTTCAAATCCCTATTTCACTAATCAGCAAAATGAGAGCAAAAATTTGGGCTTTTTAGAGTGAACATTAATTGATTGAGCAAAATGTAGAATAAGAGCGTAGAAACATAGAAGTCAAAAATCATTTTCGGTCCCACCACCTTTAGCACCCAAGCAATACTTATTCCCACTTTATTTTTTCTGCTCTTCACCATGTGGCCAAAACTCAAAAAAGTGTCATAGAAAAAAGAGAACAGTATAGAGGGAACACACAAAATAAACAGAAGAGGAGGAAGAACagaagataaagaaaaataacatttcaagATCCAAccttaaaataacaaaaagctATTacgatatataaatattaaatggtAAACCCCCGTTGTACaataaaatgatgaaaaatgtaaaaaaaaagcTTGAGAAAATACTATGTGTGAAGCCATGTTCTTGTAATGAATGGTCAAGGTTCACGAAATCCGAAATGGAACGTAAGAAAATTTTAGTTGTGAAAAGCACGTACATGACCGAGGAGGGTGAAGAGCATATATTGGGATTGGAAAGATAAGTtataattttactattattattagaCAAGTTGCATGatcctattaaaaaaatttatgtatcggtattaataactttttaaatgTTCATTGTTATAATTTctataaaagttaattaaattaaaaaatgtaatatatttatttattaaattttgatactaataattaactttttttatttataattgaaattaaaatcataataaaaaaatatatttaaaaaaaacttaaaaaaaatatataaaaatttgatgttgttaaatctaaaatataattaaacttatttatatatatgacaTATTATTTAACTGttgatgatttaatttaatattgttaaaatatattaatttttaaatatatgatagaaatatctttttgtcattattataaaatttaaatagtaaaatatttcattttgtaTCTCCAAAATCAGAGCAAACAAAATAAAGGTAAACAACTGAATGAGATGTGATAAATACCATTAAGTTCCATTTCATTCCatcctatttttaaaaatccaaACAATAGACTATCATGTCATTCTATTACATACTATAAACTAAATTCTATTATAATCTATTtctattcaaaataatctttaattaCATATTTGATCTCTTATTTTATCACACTCGCAAATATAGCAGCTTGTGCGACATAAAGTTTTTTTACATAcagaattattttaaaaatattttttttttacaagttaaaaataatgttttattcttagtcaataaataatttaattttgtaaaagcattttttttgtcaactgAAATTTCATTAAAACAAACTGGGCCTAATAGAGAAAAAGAACAAGACGTGTTACTAGGCCAGCCCAAACGATAACCCAATAAGAAAAAAAGAGCAATGGTATAAAACAAGTCCAAACCCTAATCCCCATCTCTCTCATCTGTTGCCGCTGCTATTCTTCTTCGCGCACACCGNNNNNNNNNNNNNNNNNNNNNNNNNNNNNNNNNNNNNNNNNNNNNNNNNNNNNNNNNNNNNNNNNNNNNNNNNNNNNNNNNNNNNNNNNNNNNNNNNNNNNNNNNNNNTCTTTCTCTACTATTTACAACTGATTCTATTTCCTCTCTTCGTATGTTCTTTGCATCAATTTATTCTTATTCTATATATACCTGAATCTGTtcgttttgttttgtttgattatAATAGAGATCCGTGAGAACCAAAGAAAGAGGATCAAGCGTGCGTTGTTGCAGCCATGGTGAAATCCCTCTCTCTACTCTTActtttttgattttgaaaatatgaaattttgcaTTGCTGAATggttaatttgttttatatttcaGGCGGATGTAGACCCAGAAGTTGCAGCACAAGGAGTGCCAAAGAAGAGGACATTTAAGAAGTTCAGCTTCCGCGGAGTTGACCTCGATGCTCTCTTAGACATGTCCACTGATGAACTTGTCAAGCTCTTCTCTGCCCGTGCCCGTAGAAGGTACTGAATCGTAATCAATAGACTTATTATGCATTTCATTTTAGTCTGAAATTGTAATATTGTCAATTTAGTTCCTAATGTTGTGAAATAGCAATTTAGTTCCTTAAATTGAAAACTATCAATCTATGTAGTCATTTTGTATTCCAAATTTTATGCCAAATTTAATGGTACAATGCTTGTTTTGATGtatcacattattatttatattatcatgtatatcttttattgtttttaaagtaTGTTTCCATAAGAAATATTTTGATAGAGGAACAAAATTGATCGGTATTATTTATAGTTTAAGGTAGTAATTGGTTGTTACGTAATTTTGAAGAACTTAATTGATTGACCCTTATATTTTCAAGGTATAAAATGCTTATTTACTTAAAAGTAATATGTATTGTggttgtttaattaattgaaattttaaatgagGCAGGATGTGCTGTGATGATTAGATGAAATAATCTCGTTAATCTGATTTATTCTGAGGATAATTTTTCATATCCATTCATTACTTTCTGAGCACCTACTGCCACTCTCTATAAAATTTCAGATTATTTGTTTACAATTGAATTGAATGTTTTATACATGAGAATCAGCATTTGAACTTAACATGTATTTGCTTTATTATggagtttatttatttatttttattcaatttattctCTGGAATCTATCTATAGAAATTTCTGCATGATATCAATCTAATCCTCTGATTAAATGCGCATAAAATGAGCTTgaagatttttgttgttgaattctATTTATGTTTTGCTGTTGAATTCTATTTATGTTTTGCTGTTGATGTACCTACTGTTGTTGGTACAAACTATTATTTGAactttttgaaattattaatcaatattcattatcttttttttaattcaccTCTCATTTTCACCTTTCCAGTTAACAATATATTCTTTTCAGGTTTCAACGTGGTTTGACCCGCAAGCCTATGGCGCTCATCAAGAAGCTGCGCAAGGCGGTGAGTTTTCTATTTATTTGCGTAACTATTCTTTCAATTTGTCCAACCTAGAAGTAGATTATTTAGGGAATCAATTGATTGGATTGGAGCACATGCATGGTGATCATTTCTTTATGAGAAATAGTTGAGTCTGTTCTGTTATGAATTTACAGCTATGTGGTATATCTAGTTACTCCTAGTTTTTGGTGTTCTGTTAGTCTTGTTTCTGTTGCCTCTCCCGCTGGTTTTGAATTTACCTGGAACTGTTTCCATTAAATAATGGTCTGTATGTTGTGACAGAAACGGGAGGCCCCAGCTGGTGAGAAGCCAGAACCAGTGAGGACTCACCTCCGCAACATGATTATTGTGCCTGAGATGATTGGTAGCATTATTGGCGTCTACAATGGCAAGACCTTCAATCAAGTTGAGATTAAACCTGAAATGATTGGACACTATCTGGCCGAATTCTCAATCTCCTACAAGCCAGTTAAGCATGGAAGGCCTGGTATTGGTGCTACTCACTCCTCCAGGTTTATTCCTCTGAAGTGAAGAATATCACGGATGTCACCCTTGCTCATTCCATGCAAGCTTTCTCTTGTTTTATTTGAGCTGTTCAAATATTACTTTTCTACTTGATATTGTTTTGACAACTAGGATGATCgacttttttgttttaatttaatgtttgtcagttaatgatatttttggaGCTTTTTGAGTTGTAGTTTGTGAGAGAACATGTGATTAGATTTCTTTGTTTGCAGTTACTATGTGTACTTTTTGTTCTCTGTTATGACATGTTCGTTAATCATGTAGGATAAGTTGCACATCATTCCACATTAGCAAAATTTGTTATCAATGGAAAGACATTAATAGTAGAAATGACTGTAATATCGACTGAGGGGAAACTAAATTCTATGGATAGTGTCTTTTACAAAAAGATGTTTCCTATTGGTCTTGTCATATTTTTGTACACAGATCATTCTTAGGAAACCAGAAGTGCATTGTTGGGACAATTGTTAGCacgataaaaaattaatttcataaccAAAAAGTAGATATAATACAACAAGAGTGGAATGGTAACTGAATGATTGGGAAATAATTGAAACTCAGATCGACAATTTCCGACTAACTCTTTCCAGTTAGTGAAATATACATTTTACTAtcttagataaaaataaaagtcaaggaaattgaagaaaaaaaaacaattcatcTGTTTGTGTTGACGTAGTCTTTTGATTGAGACAATATCAAGTAGTTAAAGAGCTCTCTTATGACAGATTGTCAAGGATAACTCATTTGAGTTTTGGTTTGAATAATAATTGGAGTGACCTTGACTGGACTTCAAAATACTTCCAGTCCTTTCCTTTTGGAAGATAATTATACTTTTTGTAATTCAAATGTGTCTTCCAACACTAATGACCTATAATGGGTGTGACATTTTAGAGGGCATATATAATTGTTTCTAAGAACGAAAAAATATTATCGAAATGTTATATGGTTATGtattatatcattcttttaaaattctaatttttaaatatgtattaaaatataaatttaatttatatacattgttaTTGTCAATTTTTCATAATTGTTAAATCACAAATGAATAATTGTGATGAT from Cicer arietinum cultivar CDC Frontier isolate Library 1 chromosome 3, Cicar.CDCFrontier_v2.0, whole genome shotgun sequence encodes:
- the LOC101499860 gene encoding small ribosomal subunit protein uS19x — encoded protein: MADVDPEVAAQGVPKKRTFKKFSFRGVDLDALLDMSTDELVKLFSARARRRFQRGLTRKPMALIKKLRKAKREAPAGEKPEPVRTHLRNMIIVPEMIGSIIGVYNGKTFNQVEIKPEMIGHYLAEFSISYKPVKHGRPGIGATHSSRFIPLK